The Sediminispirochaeta smaragdinae DSM 11293 genome has a segment encoding these proteins:
- a CDS encoding metallophosphoesterase, with the protein MKITPEHIRKVIKILGNNKNRPKDREGRPGGLIDISKDKREVIVIGDLHGAYDNLVKIVAHDGNDKALEAGKSLVVFIGDGVHNDQTGHMLEMESSLLVLEEMFRLILTYGENILYIRGNHDTFDERLAKSGIQQGKIFREFLLEHRGEEYVESVSDFFESLPLFIIGNGFVITHAGPVRGGCGRDELINAYSDQEICHQLMWNRLHEFRGTPSLKEYDERDIRKMLKALNLPEDLPFIVGHNPMWNTGNLTGIWRDIIGIKNHIIIYTNLQTRAPYLKIHEGEITDVFAIEKERERFYV; encoded by the coding sequence ATGAAGATAACGCCGGAACATATACGGAAAGTAATTAAGATTCTCGGCAATAATAAGAATCGTCCAAAGGATCGGGAGGGGCGACCTGGAGGATTAATAGATATCTCAAAAGATAAACGTGAGGTCATTGTTATCGGTGATCTCCATGGTGCTTACGATAATCTTGTAAAAATTGTCGCACATGATGGAAACGATAAAGCCCTTGAAGCAGGAAAATCGCTTGTGGTTTTTATCGGCGATGGTGTGCATAACGATCAAACGGGACATATGCTTGAAATGGAAAGTTCTCTTCTTGTACTTGAGGAGATGTTTCGTTTGATTTTGACGTATGGAGAAAATATTCTTTATATCAGGGGCAATCACGATACGTTCGACGAACGTCTGGCGAAAAGTGGGATTCAACAGGGTAAGATTTTTCGTGAGTTTTTACTGGAGCACCGTGGAGAAGAATATGTCGAGAGTGTTAGCGACTTTTTTGAAAGTCTTCCACTCTTTATTATCGGTAATGGATTTGTCATTACCCATGCGGGCCCTGTCAGAGGGGGCTGCGGGAGAGATGAATTGATCAACGCGTATAGTGATCAAGAAATATGTCATCAACTGATGTGGAACCGCCTTCATGAATTTCGCGGAACTCCAAGTTTGAAAGAATACGACGAACGTGACATCAGAAAAATGCTGAAGGCATTGAATCTGCCCGAGGATCTCCCCTTTATTGTTGGTCATAATCCCATGTGGAATACCGGAAATTTGACGGGAATTTGGAGGGATATTATTGGCATAAAAAATCATATTATTATCTATACAAATCTCCAGACCAGAGCTCCTTATCTTAAAATACATGAAGGCGAGATTACCGATGTGTTTGCCATAGAAAAAGAGCGGGAGAGATTCTATGTCTGA